From Aureibacillus halotolerans, the proteins below share one genomic window:
- a CDS encoding purine-cytosine permease family protein, with the protein MEQKTGSSLFLTDAEKTAGPKDLFFIWFAANMGVLGIVYGAIIVGFGLSFFQSMLVAIIGPLSFLLVGLVSLSGRDAGATTFVLSRAAYGFRGNYIPAMIGWITQIGWLTVNVSTGTLTILALLSQFGIGAGTTTTIIGLIIFAGMVIVSSFFSQERLVKMQTFFTYVFGGLTLLVIAMLIPSTNWGQLLSMESGSWVTGFLPALVFCMIGTGMTWTKVAADYSRFQKKSNSSLSIMASVTLGAAIPLIIIIGAGVLLASYVPDLASASNPISAIIDSGALPHWVVVLYTLAALGGLTPMCFIGLKSSGLIMKSFNIEMKESTVIVIHSLIIIVIPIYVLIVSNSFMSFFQAFLGVLGIGLAAWVAVFAVDYLCLRKNGYDAKLLEDEKANPVNRKGVISWIVGVLVGAMFTKSSLYTGLFAVGIFAESNLGVFFTLVTSAMLYLILIQFGKKDDQFRRN; encoded by the coding sequence ATGGAACAAAAAACAGGCTCTTCTTTGTTTCTTACAGATGCAGAAAAAACAGCAGGTCCTAAAGACTTATTTTTCATCTGGTTTGCTGCCAATATGGGCGTTTTAGGCATTGTGTATGGAGCGATTATTGTTGGGTTTGGATTGAGTTTTTTCCAATCTATGCTCGTTGCGATTATCGGACCCTTATCTTTTCTCTTGGTGGGCTTAGTCAGTCTTTCAGGAAGGGACGCAGGAGCGACCACCTTTGTATTGTCGAGAGCAGCGTACGGCTTCCGGGGTAACTATATCCCGGCCATGATTGGGTGGATTACGCAAATTGGTTGGTTGACTGTAAACGTTTCAACAGGGACGTTGACCATCCTTGCCCTTCTCAGCCAGTTCGGAATTGGAGCGGGAACGACAACGACAATTATTGGCTTAATCATTTTTGCAGGCATGGTGATCGTTTCAAGCTTCTTTTCTCAGGAACGGCTTGTCAAAATGCAGACGTTTTTCACCTATGTGTTTGGTGGACTTACATTGCTTGTTATTGCAATGCTGATCCCTTCTACAAATTGGGGGCAACTACTTTCGATGGAGTCCGGTTCATGGGTGACAGGATTTCTACCGGCATTGGTTTTCTGTATGATTGGGACGGGTATGACATGGACAAAGGTAGCGGCAGACTATAGTCGGTTCCAGAAAAAATCAAACTCATCTTTATCCATTATGGCAAGTGTCACGCTTGGTGCTGCCATTCCTTTGATCATCATTATTGGTGCTGGTGTGCTTCTCGCTTCTTATGTGCCTGATTTAGCAAGCGCTTCAAATCCAATTTCAGCGATCATTGATAGTGGCGCTTTGCCGCATTGGGTCGTTGTCTTATATACACTTGCTGCCCTTGGTGGATTAACACCAATGTGTTTTATCGGTCTTAAATCTTCTGGACTCATCATGAAAAGCTTTAATATTGAAATGAAAGAATCCACAGTGATTGTCATTCATTCTTTAATTATTATCGTGATTCCCATCTATGTTCTTATCGTTTCAAACAGCTTTATGTCCTTTTTCCAAGCCTTTTTAGGAGTGTTAGGAATAGGACTGGCCGCATGGGTTGCTGTCTTTGCCGTCGATTATTTATGTTTAAGAAAAAATGGCTACGACGCCAAACTCCTCGAGGATGAAAAAGCTAACCCCGTCAATAGGAAAGGTGTCATTAGCTGGATTGTCGGCGTGTTGGTTGGCGCAATGTTTACGAAATCCAGCTTGTATACAGGGCTTTTTGCGGTT
- a CDS encoding ADP-ribosylglycohydrolase family protein gives MSSYDKIAGTLYGMAIGDALGMPSELWNREKVKRYFGRIDTFLDGPQSNEVAKYFTKGQFTDDTSQALLLLDSLIENDFAPDEAIVAKNLMAWSYKVNAFEENILGPSSKAALTAIKDKEDPSPFTSKALTNGAAMRIAPIGCLFRPDEKEAMVDRIVTLSKVTHSTDVAYGGAAMIAMSVSAAIEDDDWDTIMEKAIEVYSIAEQKGSLTFSASIPERLRLGMLYAKELANDEEAFSQKIYDVIGTGTMTSESVPAALTIAYYAKDPKRCALLCANLGGDTDTIGAMATAICGAKAGFHGLPQEWVKVIDQYNEQSIQSYVDRIVNQLKKG, from the coding sequence TTGTCTTCTTACGATAAGATTGCAGGCACACTATATGGTATGGCGATTGGTGACGCACTTGGCATGCCCTCTGAGCTTTGGAACAGAGAAAAAGTAAAACGCTACTTTGGTCGCATCGACACATTTCTTGATGGACCACAGTCAAATGAGGTGGCTAAATATTTTACAAAAGGTCAATTTACAGATGATACGTCGCAGGCCTTGCTGTTACTTGATAGTTTGATTGAAAACGATTTTGCTCCAGACGAAGCGATTGTGGCCAAGAATTTAATGGCTTGGTCGTACAAGGTCAACGCATTTGAAGAGAACATTTTAGGACCTAGTTCGAAGGCTGCTCTTACCGCAATCAAGGACAAGGAGGATCCTTCGCCATTCACGTCAAAAGCATTAACGAATGGTGCTGCGATGCGTATTGCGCCGATCGGCTGCTTGTTCCGTCCCGATGAGAAAGAAGCGATGGTCGATAGGATTGTCACGCTCAGTAAAGTGACGCATTCGACGGATGTAGCGTATGGAGGGGCGGCGATGATTGCCATGTCTGTAAGCGCTGCAATAGAGGATGATGATTGGGATACGATCATGGAAAAGGCGATAGAGGTCTATTCGATCGCTGAACAAAAGGGTTCGTTAACGTTTAGTGCTTCTATTCCAGAACGCCTCCGGTTAGGAATGCTTTATGCCAAGGAACTGGCGAATGATGAAGAAGCGTTCTCGCAAAAAATCTACGACGTCATTGGCACAGGAACAATGACAAGTGAGTCTGTTCCGGCGGCTTTAACGATCGCCTATTATGCAAAAGACCCTAAACGATGTGCGTTGTTATGCGCGAACCTCGGTGGAGACACCGACACGATTGGGGCAATGGCAACAGCCATCTGTGGAGCGAAAGCAGGATTCCACGGTCTGCCTCAGGAATGGGTCAAAGTAATTGATCAGTACAACGAGCAGTCGATTCAATCCTATGTTGATCGAATCGTCAATCAGCTAAAGAAAGGATAA
- a CDS encoding GntR family transcriptional regulator has product MLNKNGYVPLYEQLRQQLRQQILNGTYKNGDMLPSENELMKIYSITRTTIRKAMSALVQEGLIQQIHGRGTFVSFKEVKKTIWNFQGFSTLAKERNETPVSRVLEHAVITKNGNEFLKLVRLRGMEKDGHITWMTLDESELPLALFPKLETNNFEQHSLYDILEKTYNCPPRHVNLDILPILSDDRTMDLFSLSTQQPLLKAQGEVFDDNGQCIETLSVVYGQQFTFKMAKTI; this is encoded by the coding sequence ATGCTTAACAAAAACGGCTACGTCCCGCTTTATGAACAGCTACGCCAGCAGCTACGTCAGCAAATTCTAAACGGAACGTACAAAAACGGGGACATGCTTCCGTCAGAAAACGAGCTCATGAAGATATACAGCATCACAAGAACGACGATACGTAAGGCGATGAGTGCGCTTGTTCAGGAGGGATTGATTCAGCAAATACACGGACGAGGGACTTTCGTTAGCTTCAAAGAAGTCAAAAAAACGATTTGGAACTTTCAAGGCTTCTCGACCCTTGCTAAGGAGCGGAATGAAACACCTGTGTCTCGAGTGCTTGAACATGCTGTCATTACTAAAAATGGGAATGAGTTTTTGAAGCTAGTAAGACTAAGGGGTATGGAAAAGGATGGGCATATCACTTGGATGACGCTTGATGAATCGGAGCTGCCTCTGGCGCTTTTTCCAAAGCTTGAGACAAACAACTTTGAACAGCATTCCCTCTACGACATTCTTGAAAAGACGTACAATTGTCCACCGCGGCATGTGAATTTAGATATCCTTCCGATTTTAAGTGACGATCGTACGATGGATTTGTTTAGTCTGTCCACGCAACAGCCTTTGTTAAAAGCTCAGGGAGAGGTCTTTGATGACAACGGACAATGCATTGAAACGCTAAGTGTTGTCTACGGCCAGCAGTTTACCTTTAAAATGGCAAAAACCATTTGA
- a CDS encoding PHP domain-containing protein, whose protein sequence is MIIDFHTHVKLSKKVDFDLNYFNEVILNAKEAGLTAIALTEHFNTKHFHTIYETLDQHFPYVHDYYLVNDFKVFTGMEVDVKEVGHILCIGHKDKLLRLRHLLDRHTEEGQFMPFSMLLDAVEAEDLLVIGAHPLRTSTPLQQHPPELLQRLDAFDLNGKDMHEHGIENMQQSVIAFGDSHGVPVVCGSDAHHPIHLGAVKNTFAVECHTANDIKLAITSGAYERYVSPVLHTKVNAAKVVKKKLKEDLKQQGRIVLS, encoded by the coding sequence TTGATTATTGATTTTCACACCCATGTCAAGCTAAGCAAAAAGGTTGATTTTGACCTCAACTACTTTAACGAAGTTATTCTCAATGCAAAAGAGGCTGGGCTAACAGCCATCGCACTTACTGAGCACTTCAACACGAAACATTTTCATACGATATACGAGACACTTGATCAGCATTTCCCCTACGTCCACGACTATTATTTGGTGAATGATTTTAAAGTATTTACCGGGATGGAGGTCGACGTGAAGGAGGTCGGTCACATTCTCTGCATCGGGCATAAGGATAAGCTACTCCGTCTGCGCCACCTGCTTGATCGACATACGGAAGAAGGTCAATTTATGCCCTTTTCAATGCTTCTGGACGCAGTGGAAGCCGAGGATTTGTTAGTGATTGGCGCCCATCCGCTCCGAACGTCAACGCCACTGCAACAGCATCCGCCAGAACTTCTTCAGCGCCTTGACGCATTTGATTTGAATGGCAAGGACATGCACGAGCATGGGATTGAGAACATGCAACAGAGCGTGATTGCGTTTGGAGACTCTCATGGGGTTCCCGTAGTTTGTGGAAGCGACGCACACCATCCGATTCATTTAGGGGCCGTTAAAAATACATTTGCCGTTGAATGCCATACAGCGAATGATATCAAATTGGCCATCACGAGCGGTGCCTATGAGCGTTATGTCTCCCCTGTTCTGCATACGAAAGTGAATGCCGCGAAGGTCGTCAAGAAGAAGCTAAAGGAAGATCTTAAACAACAAGGCCGAATCGTTCTGTCATGA
- a CDS encoding ABC transporter ATP-binding protein has protein sequence MISFQNVAFKYPGGDEWVLKDVNVTIQENEFVGIIGGNGAGKSTFCKAMNGLIPHYYVGDFEGVVRIGELETTTSNVAALSRKVAYVYQDFEHQLVRPTVYDEAIFSPLNFGYQDYKERGMNALRILDIEHLAKEYIWQLSGGQKHLVALAGALSMDPDILIIDEPVAQLDPAHAIVLYEKLKMLHEVYRKTILVIEHHTEFIADYCQQVLLLENGSVKWKKPVVDALNQVEELERIQLYPPQVTSAASAFQTSPKQLLPIRMQEATTHFHTHRFEPQRPLFTAVQPEGEGFVTFSNVSYGYKSITRKRKVVLDEVSLKINEGENIALVGSNGAGKSTLLKLMAGLIRPQSGTVHIGELLTAKTSPERLAEQVAYIYQHPEEMFIEDCIAKDIAYYLNARKTPNRDIFLEQIMERFRLQELANRDGRLLSGGQQRRASLAIGMATQPSLVLLDEPTASLDLATRKQMISMLKDVKQEVKATIVATHDMQLVAEWASRVIVLHKGSILADVSPGELFTRKHLLDEASLVPPQIVALCHELHISPAALSVDEFVAMVQKEVIDVEQLTTAF, from the coding sequence ATGATTTCATTTCAAAACGTCGCATTTAAATATCCCGGTGGCGATGAATGGGTACTCAAAGACGTGAACGTCACGATACAAGAAAATGAATTTGTCGGCATCATTGGCGGGAACGGCGCTGGTAAGTCTACCTTCTGTAAGGCGATGAACGGCTTAATTCCGCATTATTATGTAGGTGACTTTGAAGGGGTTGTTCGAATTGGCGAACTTGAAACAACGACCTCCAATGTCGCGGCCTTATCGAGAAAGGTGGCCTATGTATACCAGGATTTTGAGCACCAGCTCGTTCGACCAACAGTTTACGACGAAGCGATTTTTTCGCCACTTAATTTTGGTTATCAGGATTATAAAGAGCGTGGAATGAATGCTTTACGAATTTTGGACATCGAACATCTTGCGAAGGAGTATATCTGGCAGCTAAGTGGCGGTCAAAAGCACCTCGTTGCCCTCGCTGGCGCACTGTCCATGGACCCAGACATTCTTATTATCGATGAGCCCGTTGCTCAACTTGACCCTGCTCATGCGATCGTGCTTTACGAAAAACTCAAAATGCTACACGAGGTCTATCGCAAAACGATTTTGGTCATTGAGCACCACACCGAATTTATCGCTGACTATTGTCAGCAGGTGCTCTTGTTGGAAAATGGTTCTGTCAAATGGAAGAAACCGGTCGTGGACGCGCTAAACCAAGTAGAGGAGCTAGAACGCATTCAACTGTATCCACCACAAGTGACGAGTGCGGCCAGCGCCTTTCAAACATCTCCAAAACAGCTTCTGCCGATTCGGATGCAAGAAGCGACGACGCATTTTCATACGCACCGCTTTGAGCCACAACGTCCGCTTTTCACAGCAGTACAACCCGAGGGAGAAGGGTTCGTGACGTTCTCCAACGTCAGCTATGGATATAAATCCATCACAAGGAAACGTAAGGTCGTGCTAGATGAGGTCTCTTTGAAGATCAATGAAGGCGAAAATATCGCGCTTGTCGGTAGCAACGGTGCTGGCAAATCGACGCTATTAAAATTGATGGCTGGTTTGATACGTCCACAATCCGGAACTGTTCATATCGGCGAGTTGCTGACAGCGAAAACGTCACCTGAACGATTGGCTGAGCAAGTGGCTTACATTTATCAGCACCCCGAGGAAATGTTTATTGAGGATTGCATCGCAAAAGACATTGCGTACTACTTAAATGCCCGAAAGACACCTAATCGTGACATCTTTTTGGAACAAATTATGGAGCGCTTTCGCCTTCAAGAGTTGGCGAATCGTGACGGACGACTGCTCAGCGGCGGTCAACAACGACGAGCTTCTCTTGCGATTGGCATGGCCACACAGCCCTCCCTCGTCCTGCTTGATGAGCCAACAGCTAGCCTGGATTTAGCGACGAGAAAGCAAATGATTTCAATGCTGAAGGACGTCAAGCAGGAGGTCAAAGCAACCATTGTCGCCACCCATGACATGCAGCTTGTCGCCGAGTGGGCATCACGTGTCATTGTCCTTCACAAAGGCAGCATTTTGGCGGATGTATCTCCAGGAGAGCTGTTTACTCGCAAGCATTTGCTGGATGAAGCTTCCTTGGTGCCTCCGCAAATCGTCGCGCTATGCCATGAGCTACACATTTCCCCGGCAGCGCTAAGTGTCGATGAATTTGTCGCGATGGTTCAAAAGGAGGTGATCGACGTTGAGCAGCTTACAACAGCTTTTTAG
- a CDS encoding energy-coupling factor transporter transmembrane component T family protein, with product MSSLQQLFSKLSVETIKIELMRTAYGNERTLLSRLDPRMLMIWVLVFSVLPWLTHNLTILVGLTLMMAILTYTTKVSPLLIVLFFFGVISQFTYIVFAALFLGNSFMAAVAIIPLTLKVSIVSLCSMAVFTSMDPEKFSDGLVSLGVPGRFSFGVSYGYRMLPMLIEEFQNIIHSFRLRGKQPEKPGVLYTRYILYYAKMCVMAFYPMMLNMAKRTRTTVEALEIRGFSYTQESKEAKKLKLAYMKITRLDIQFLCMTILITGGVYAVGVWFPYYL from the coding sequence TTGAGCAGCTTACAACAGCTTTTTAGCAAGCTTTCCGTTGAAACGATCAAGATTGAACTTATGCGAACCGCATATGGAAATGAAAGAACACTGCTGTCGCGTCTAGATCCACGAATGCTGATGATTTGGGTGCTCGTCTTTTCTGTGCTTCCGTGGCTAACACACAATCTCACGATATTGGTCGGTCTAACGCTTATGATGGCCATCCTTACGTACACAACAAAGGTGAGCCCCTTGTTGATTGTGTTGTTTTTCTTTGGCGTTATCTCGCAATTTACGTACATTGTGTTTGCCGCTCTCTTTCTCGGAAACAGCTTTATGGCCGCGGTCGCGATCATCCCACTGACGTTGAAAGTGTCCATTGTCTCTCTCTGCAGCATGGCTGTGTTTACGAGCATGGACCCTGAGAAATTCAGTGATGGCCTTGTTAGTCTAGGTGTGCCTGGGCGGTTTAGCTTCGGGGTTTCCTATGGCTACCGCATGCTCCCAATGCTTATCGAAGAATTCCAAAACATCATTCATTCCTTCCGATTACGCGGAAAGCAGCCCGAAAAGCCTGGCGTGCTTTACACTCGCTATATTCTGTACTACGCAAAAATGTGCGTCATGGCCTTTTATCCGATGATGCTGAACATGGCCAAACGCACGCGAACGACTGTTGAGGCCCTTGAGATTCGCGGCTTCAGTTATACACAAGAAAGCAAAGAGGCGAAAAAACTCAAGCTTGCCTACATGAAAATAACTCGTCTAGATATTCAATTTCTTTGCATGACCATCCTTATTACCGGCGGCGTTTACGCCGTTGGGGTTTGGTTCCCATATTATTTGTAA
- a CDS encoding MurR/RpiR family transcriptional regulator, with protein sequence MVDLAHVKLTKAQQKLADFIYKNMEELPFLTEKDIAEHCGTSVATVSRFWGAAGYENLKAFKQAMKDEQAVTPANKVKSALKTYNDTFLNQLADTTKAHLDETLKHTTEADVKDVVELLAGARRIYLYGAGSAQSLLSLLQFRLSRFGCDVLVFPPSGHEIFEELIHIQQEDVMVVFGFVQSSPEIRVLFDVAIKVDCQTILVTDLLVSPMREEATKVLYAERGGRSDFHSMIAPMLLIESLVVALGRQLGDVALQKLDQLHRLRKTYEQQLPKK encoded by the coding sequence ATGGTCGACTTAGCACATGTGAAGCTGACGAAAGCGCAGCAAAAACTTGCCGATTTTATTTATAAAAACATGGAAGAGCTTCCGTTTTTAACGGAAAAAGATATTGCGGAGCACTGTGGAACGAGCGTGGCAACTGTATCGCGTTTTTGGGGAGCAGCAGGGTACGAAAATTTGAAGGCCTTCAAGCAGGCTATGAAAGATGAACAGGCGGTAACGCCAGCAAATAAGGTTAAGTCTGCATTGAAAACGTATAATGATACGTTCCTAAATCAGCTTGCCGATACGACAAAAGCACATCTTGATGAAACGTTAAAGCATACGACTGAAGCCGATGTGAAGGATGTGGTCGAATTGCTCGCAGGGGCTCGGCGCATATACCTTTATGGAGCGGGCTCGGCGCAAAGTCTCCTCAGCCTCTTGCAGTTTCGCCTCAGTCGTTTCGGTTGCGACGTCCTCGTATTCCCGCCAAGCGGTCATGAAATATTTGAAGAGTTGATTCATATTCAACAAGAGGATGTGATGGTCGTGTTTGGGTTTGTCCAATCGTCCCCTGAGATTCGTGTATTGTTTGATGTAGCGATAAAGGTAGACTGCCAGACCATATTGGTTACTGATTTATTGGTTTCTCCCATGAGAGAAGAAGCGACGAAAGTACTCTATGCGGAGCGTGGTGGTCGAAGTGATTTTCATTCAATGATCGCACCGATGCTGTTAATTGAAAGTCTAGTCGTTGCTCTTGGGAGGCAGCTTGGTGATGTTGCTTTACAAAAACTCGACCAACTGCACCGGCTTAGAAAAACGTACGAGCAGCAGCTTCCAAAAAAATGA
- a CDS encoding cell division protein FtsQ, with amino-acid sequence MKLQQEHSLTQAQKTMVFILAMTLFGLSKMITEILPQNEIGPIEFSVSYFAFIPLILVSLFHPLYVAVGASVGKIIFAGLLMGDFGGIGEIEGFIELTLAMYIAGLLVRNPLSKWQLAIASLVGVGIDQLLSSIVDIFKVVIGVDGFDAVPGLPESIVVLEAVSFLNEMVITGVLFGLIPTLLLTPRLYGKIEPLLGMKPRERRVNASLGAFITPGLIVAAIFLSFVAMISEFMAEMEVNLAFWSPDFLAQFDGGYEWIAYSAFGVALILLGYVATRLKKRSQPTTTSGNDRAA; translated from the coding sequence ATGAAATTGCAGCAGGAACATTCATTGACACAGGCTCAAAAAACAATGGTGTTTATCTTGGCGATGACGCTTTTTGGATTGTCGAAGATGATTACAGAAATTTTGCCTCAAAATGAAATTGGACCTATCGAATTTTCAGTTTCTTATTTTGCTTTCATCCCACTTATCCTCGTGTCGTTGTTTCATCCGCTGTATGTCGCCGTAGGTGCATCTGTCGGGAAAATCATTTTTGCTGGTCTTCTCATGGGGGATTTTGGTGGCATCGGGGAGATCGAGGGCTTCATCGAGCTTACCTTAGCCATGTACATCGCAGGTCTTCTCGTTCGAAACCCGCTAAGCAAATGGCAGTTGGCGATTGCATCATTGGTTGGGGTGGGCATTGATCAACTCCTTAGCTCCATCGTCGATATTTTTAAGGTCGTGATCGGTGTCGATGGGTTTGATGCGGTTCCTGGGCTGCCCGAGAGCATTGTCGTCCTTGAAGCCGTTAGCTTTCTAAATGAAATGGTCATTACTGGTGTGCTGTTCGGTCTTATCCCTACATTACTGCTCACCCCTCGATTATATGGAAAAATCGAACCACTCCTTGGCATGAAGCCCCGTGAGCGCCGCGTCAATGCATCCCTTGGCGCATTTATCACGCCCGGATTAATTGTTGCTGCGATTTTTCTGAGCTTTGTCGCTATGATCAGTGAATTCATGGCAGAAATGGAAGTCAACCTTGCCTTCTGGTCTCCAGACTTCCTCGCTCAATTTGATGGCGGCTATGAATGGATCGCCTATTCTGCCTTTGGTGTCGCCCTCATTCTACTTGGGTACGTCGCAACGCGTTTGAAGAAACGAAGCCAGCCAACAACAACGAGTGGAAACGACCGCGCGGCCTAA
- a CDS encoding Gfo/Idh/MocA family protein, with product MRLGIIGTNWITEEFVAAAHASGKWTLNAVYSRNHERAKTFAEPFHVTDIYTNIEAMAQSDDIDAVYIASPNSLHFEQAIAFLKEKKHVIVEKPVFSTLDEFDRAHTIANEHGVYLLEAARHMFEPNFKELQQHVSRVGDIHSAFFVFAKYSSRYDQVLEGEEPNIFSLNFSGGSLVDLGVYPLYTAVALFGVPRSATYNPQIISTGVDGGGPIVLQYEGFSVTIFQAKNSNSFLHNEIHGVNGTLKFDNIAGIEEIQWLDNRSADPIELAVRSSEENKMQFEAEAFANLIEKNDRETYEVLTSLSRNVLSLMCQLRHDNGLYFAVEQQH from the coding sequence ATGAGACTTGGAATAATCGGTACTAACTGGATTACAGAGGAGTTTGTGGCTGCCGCTCACGCATCAGGCAAATGGACTCTGAATGCTGTTTATTCACGAAATCATGAGCGCGCCAAAACCTTTGCTGAACCCTTTCACGTTACAGATATCTATACAAACATAGAAGCAATGGCACAATCCGACGATATTGACGCAGTGTATATTGCGTCACCAAACAGTTTGCATTTCGAACAGGCGATTGCCTTTCTGAAAGAAAAAAAGCATGTCATCGTTGAAAAACCTGTATTTTCAACGCTTGACGAATTTGACCGTGCCCATACAATCGCAAACGAGCATGGCGTTTATCTACTAGAAGCCGCTCGACATATGTTTGAGCCTAATTTCAAGGAACTTCAGCAGCATGTCAGCCGCGTTGGCGATATTCACAGCGCGTTTTTTGTGTTTGCTAAGTATTCCTCTCGTTACGATCAAGTGCTGGAAGGCGAAGAGCCCAATATTTTTTCGCTTAACTTCTCAGGAGGTTCGCTCGTTGACTTAGGCGTTTATCCCCTTTATACAGCTGTTGCACTGTTTGGCGTACCACGAAGCGCGACGTACAATCCACAGATCATTTCCACAGGCGTTGACGGCGGTGGACCGATTGTTCTTCAATACGAAGGCTTTTCCGTAACGATTTTCCAGGCCAAAAACAGCAACTCCTTTTTACACAATGAAATCCATGGGGTTAATGGCACTTTAAAGTTTGACAACATCGCTGGAATTGAAGAAATTCAATGGTTGGACAATCGCTCAGCGGATCCTATCGAGCTCGCTGTCCGTTCATCAGAAGAAAATAAAATGCAGTTTGAAGCAGAGGCGTTTGCAAATCTAATTGAAAAAAATGATCGCGAGACGTATGAGGTCCTCACTTCGCTAAGCCGCAATGTGCTTTCCCTGATGTGTCAGCTCAGACATGACAACGGGCTGTATTTTGCTGTTGAACAACAACATTAA